From Thalassococcus sp. S3, one genomic window encodes:
- a CDS encoding calcineurin-like phosphoesterase family protein, giving the protein MTPRRLLTRTAMLATVATLSAGPGLARMEYVAGIDVLPGTEVETPQTVQGTVFHDLSRDGVRQVDEPGVSGVIVSNGRDVTETDRAGNYSLPVFDNMTVMISEPAGWDTPVTADGVPQFFYHHKPDGTPEPLRYGGLEPTGPLPEAIHFPLIRTQRAERFSCVMMGDTQPYSNTEIGYVRDGVIDSLIDRDLSEARCMVMLGDVMGDDLNLLPRFMNLFSVLGLPQYYIHGNHDFDFDATSDAHSADSWRRIYGPNYFSYEIGDVVFIALDNVVYPCGPEDAQPGDREACADPDRVVYNGRVTDDQMAWLEGTLERVPEDKLIVMMHHIPFVSFIDSNTGRHQTDNLAEIHALLAGRQAVSFSGHTHTFEYLAAGEWYQGWEEQVGITRLPFDHIVGGAPSGNWFQGDLGFDGTPMAFARGGTPPGYMMVDFDGAEFKVTFHAANQPPERQMALSFNTPAFRDWFTTLQGWQDEQGRGAEGLPPVTQNDLADVKLLTPEDLGGTVWLTANVWGGDRNSTVFAQINGGERLEMTRTQEGNGEDIRAGAEWADPFAAQRQMTIGRYAWQSTSGAPRAQGFELWQGSQFGPVPPQGMSASHVADSSPHLWRLEMPGDLPEGAHVITVTTIDRHGREWHERMLFEVHAERPMPFWDNTLWEDEASN; this is encoded by the coding sequence ATGACACCACGACGACTTTTGACGCGCACGGCGATGCTTGCCACCGTCGCAACCCTCAGCGCTGGGCCGGGGTTGGCCCGGATGGAGTATGTGGCGGGCATCGACGTACTGCCCGGCACGGAGGTCGAGACACCCCAGACCGTGCAGGGCACCGTCTTTCACGATCTCAGCCGGGATGGTGTGCGTCAGGTGGACGAGCCGGGCGTGTCCGGTGTCATCGTCTCGAACGGGCGTGATGTCACCGAAACGGACCGCGCGGGCAACTACAGCCTGCCGGTTTTCGACAACATGACGGTGATGATCAGCGAACCGGCAGGCTGGGACACGCCGGTGACGGCGGACGGCGTGCCGCAATTCTTCTACCACCACAAACCCGATGGCACGCCCGAACCGCTGCGCTATGGTGGGCTGGAGCCGACAGGGCCGCTGCCGGAGGCCATCCACTTTCCGCTGATCCGCACCCAGAGGGCCGAGCGATTCAGCTGCGTGATGATGGGCGACACCCAGCCCTATTCGAACACCGAGATCGGATATGTCCGGGACGGGGTGATCGACAGCCTGATCGACCGTGACCTGTCGGAGGCACGCTGCATGGTGATGCTGGGCGACGTGATGGGGGACGACCTGAACCTGCTGCCGCGCTTCATGAACCTCTTTTCGGTGCTGGGCCTGCCGCAATACTATATCCACGGCAATCACGATTTCGACTTCGACGCGACCTCGGACGCGCATTCGGCGGACAGCTGGCGGCGGATCTACGGGCCGAACTATTTCAGCTACGAGATCGGCGATGTCGTCTTCATCGCGCTCGACAACGTGGTCTATCCCTGCGGACCCGAGGACGCGCAGCCCGGAGACCGGGAGGCCTGCGCTGATCCCGACCGGGTCGTCTATAACGGGCGCGTCACAGACGATCAGATGGCCTGGCTCGAAGGCACGCTGGAGCGGGTGCCGGAGGACAAGCTGATCGTGATGATGCACCACATCCCATTCGTGTCCTTCATCGACAGCAATACCGGGCGGCACCAGACCGACAACCTGGCGGAGATCCATGCGCTTCTGGCCGGACGGCAAGCCGTGTCGTTCTCGGGCCACACGCATACGTTCGAATATCTGGCCGCTGGTGAGTGGTATCAGGGCTGGGAGGAGCAGGTGGGCATCACCCGCCTGCCGTTCGACCATATTGTGGGCGGCGCGCCATCGGGCAACTGGTTCCAGGGTGATCTGGGCTTTGACGGCACGCCGATGGCCTTTGCGCGGGGCGGCACTCCTCCGGGCTACATGATGGTCGATTTCGACGGGGCGGAGTTCAAGGTTACGTTCCACGCGGCCAACCAGCCGCCTGAGCGGCAGATGGCGCTGTCGTTCAACACGCCCGCGTTCCGCGACTGGTTCACCACGCTGCAAGGCTGGCAGGATGAGCAGGGCCGCGGCGCGGAGGGTCTCCCGCCGGTCACGCAGAACGATCTGGCAGATGTCAAACTGCTCACGCCCGAGGATCTGGGCGGCACCGTCTGGCTGACCGCAAATGTCTGGGGCGGGGATCGCAACAGCACCGTCTTCGCGCAGATCAACGGCGGGGAGCGTCTGGAGATGACACGTACGCAGGAGGGCAACGGAGAGGACATTCGCGCGGGCGCCGAATGGGCCGATCCTTTCGCCGCGCAACGTCAGATGACGATCGGGCGCTATGCCTGGCAATCGACATCCGGCGCGCCGCGCGCCCAGGGGTTCGAGCTGTGGCAGGGCAGCCAGTTCGGCCCGGTCCCGCCGCAGGGGATGAGTGCGAGCCATGTGGCGGACAGTTCCCCCCACCTTTGGCGGCTGGAGATGCCGGGTGACCTGCCCGAGGGCGCGCATGTGATCACGGTGACAACCATCGACCGGCATGGCCGCGAATGGCACGAACGCATGCTGTTCGAGGTGCACGCGGAACGCCCCATGCCGTTCTGGGACAACACGCTTTGGGAGGATGAGGCGTCGAACTGA
- a CDS encoding efflux RND transporter permease subunit — protein MAPAPTRSLFGTALFVRRPILAFVLSALIVLAGLAGLFGVEIRELPNVDRPVVTVTTEFPGASPETVDQELTGRIEGAVGRVAGVRSISSNSRFGRSSVTLEFGDSVDIDVAASDVRDTMARLVNQLPDGADDPEIIKADADAQPVMRIAVTSSRRPPQELTRIVQERVEDRLISVEGVADLRIYGDREPIFRVDIDQLELASRGLTLADLRDALADVAYDAPAGGLTGNRQTLNVRTTATVATTSAFEALKITDDVRVGDVARVTLGPAPNETVLRANGEAGLGMGVIRQSNSNTLEISRAVREVVAQLDATLPEDINIFVTSDDAVFVEGSIEEVLKTLGLAILIVVIVIFIFLRDARATLIPALTMPVALIGTVAAIYLVGFSVNILTLLALVLATGMVVDDAIVVLENIVRRRAEGIGPRAAAVLGTQQVFFAVVTTTATLAAVFIPLSFLPGQAGGLFREFGFTLAIAVMLSSVVALTLCPVLASRLLTQDEAADGQAGGLFGWIGTRLAGLYEATLRTALANPFVGLLVAGLFSATAVFVSGDIQQELTPREDRAVILLSVTAPTGVSLDYTSGKMAEIEDAMRPLQQDGEITNIFSITGFGADNRGFMVFTLARWQDRVRTQQEIAGTLRAKLQNTIGVRAFVIQPNSLRIRGAGRGLTFAVTGDNYDQLAEVGDALVERLQENPAMGQVRLEYETTQPQLFIEIDRARASDLGIEITGLGDALLAVLDGRSVGEVFIDDVSYDVQMLSTGTPVDDPGDLENMFVQSGDGQMVPMSSFVTLQERAVAPELEREGQNRSVEISASLTPGMSLGNAMAEVDRLASEILEEQNRVVPLAEAATLDQTSAGLLLTFGFAILVVFLVLSAQFESFISAVVVMVTVPIGLACAIFALLLTGLSLNVYSQIGLVMLIGIMAKNGILIVEFANQLRDRGQEVREAILNACSIRLRPVMMTMTSTVLGGVPLILSSGAGAEAREALGWVIVGGLGLATLSTLYLTPIAYLLLAGFSKPRAEQEQRLMQEMEAASERAELKPAALKY, from the coding sequence ATGGCGCCCGCGCCCACTCGCTCGCTCTTTGGCACAGCGCTTTTCGTGCGCCGTCCGATCCTGGCCTTCGTGCTCAGCGCGCTGATCGTACTGGCCGGTCTGGCGGGCCTTTTCGGCGTTGAGATCCGCGAGTTGCCCAATGTGGACCGCCCGGTCGTTACGGTGACGACCGAATTCCCCGGCGCCTCGCCCGAAACGGTGGATCAGGAGCTGACAGGCCGGATCGAAGGAGCCGTGGGCCGGGTGGCGGGCGTGCGATCGATCTCGTCGAATTCGCGGTTCGGACGCAGCAGCGTGACGCTGGAATTCGGCGACAGCGTCGATATCGACGTGGCCGCGTCGGATGTGCGGGACACGATGGCACGGCTGGTCAACCAACTCCCAGACGGTGCCGACGACCCCGAGATCATCAAGGCTGATGCCGATGCCCAGCCGGTGATGCGGATCGCCGTCACCTCCTCCCGCCGACCGCCGCAGGAATTGACACGGATCGTGCAGGAACGGGTGGAGGACCGGCTGATCTCGGTCGAGGGGGTGGCGGATCTGAGGATCTACGGCGACCGGGAGCCGATCTTTCGTGTCGATATCGACCAGCTTGAACTGGCCAGCCGGGGGCTGACCCTGGCCGATCTGCGGGACGCGTTGGCCGATGTTGCCTATGACGCGCCGGCGGGTGGGCTGACCGGCAACCGCCAGACCCTGAACGTACGCACCACGGCGACGGTCGCCACCACGTCCGCGTTCGAGGCGCTCAAGATCACCGATGACGTGAGGGTGGGCGACGTGGCCCGCGTGACGCTGGGTCCTGCGCCCAACGAAACGGTGCTGCGCGCCAATGGCGAGGCGGGTCTTGGCATGGGCGTCATCCGCCAGTCCAACAGCAATACGCTGGAGATCTCGCGCGCCGTGCGCGAGGTCGTGGCCCAGCTGGACGCCACGCTGCCTGAGGATATCAACATCTTCGTCACCTCGGACGACGCGGTCTTTGTCGAAGGCTCGATTGAGGAGGTGCTGAAGACGCTGGGCCTTGCCATCCTCATCGTGGTGATCGTCATTTTCATCTTCCTGCGGGATGCGCGGGCCACGCTGATCCCGGCCCTGACCATGCCTGTGGCGCTTATCGGCACCGTGGCGGCGATCTATCTGGTGGGCTTTTCGGTCAACATCCTGACCCTGCTGGCGCTTGTGCTGGCCACGGGCATGGTCGTCGACGACGCCATCGTGGTGCTGGAAAACATCGTGCGCCGGCGGGCCGAGGGGATCGGACCCCGGGCCGCTGCGGTGCTGGGCACGCAGCAGGTCTTTTTCGCGGTCGTGACGACCACGGCCACGCTGGCGGCGGTGTTCATTCCACTGTCGTTCCTGCCCGGTCAGGCGGGCGGTCTCTTTCGGGAATTCGGCTTTACCCTTGCTATCGCGGTCATGCTGTCCTCTGTCGTGGCGCTGACATTGTGTCCGGTTCTGGCTAGCCGCCTGCTTACGCAGGACGAGGCAGCGGATGGTCAGGCGGGCGGGCTTTTCGGATGGATCGGCACAAGGCTCGCGGGCCTTTACGAGGCAACGCTGCGCACGGCCCTGGCCAACCCGTTCGTGGGACTGCTGGTGGCCGGTCTCTTCTCGGCGACGGCGGTCTTTGTTTCCGGCGACATCCAGCAGGAACTGACCCCGCGGGAGGATCGTGCCGTCATCCTGTTGTCCGTGACCGCGCCGACGGGCGTGTCGCTTGACTATACCAGCGGCAAGATGGCCGAGATCGAGGATGCGATGCGTCCGCTGCAGCAGGACGGGGAGATCACCAACATCTTCTCCATCACCGGGTTCGGCGCCGACAATCGCGGCTTCATGGTGTTCACGCTGGCCCGCTGGCAGGACCGCGTCCGCACCCAGCAGGAGATCGCGGGCACGCTGCGCGCCAAGCTGCAGAACACGATCGGCGTGCGGGCCTTTGTGATCCAGCCCAACTCGCTCAGGATCAGGGGCGCCGGGCGCGGACTGACCTTCGCGGTGACCGGAGACAATTACGACCAACTGGCGGAGGTGGGCGATGCGCTGGTCGAACGCCTGCAGGAAAACCCGGCCATGGGTCAGGTCCGGCTGGAATACGAAACGACGCAGCCTCAGCTTTTTATCGAGATCGACCGCGCCCGCGCGTCGGATCTGGGGATCGAGATCACAGGTCTGGGCGATGCGCTGCTGGCAGTCCTGGACGGCCGGTCGGTGGGCGAGGTGTTCATCGATGATGTCAGCTATGACGTGCAGATGTTGTCGACCGGCACGCCGGTAGACGATCCCGGCGATCTGGAGAACATGTTCGTGCAGTCGGGCGACGGGCAGATGGTGCCGATGTCGAGCTTTGTCACCCTGCAGGAGCGCGCAGTTGCGCCAGAGCTTGAGCGCGAAGGCCAGAACCGGTCGGTGGAGATCTCGGCCAGCCTGACCCCCGGGATGTCACTGGGCAATGCCATGGCCGAGGTCGATCGTCTGGCCAGCGAGATCCTGGAAGAGCAGAACCGCGTCGTCCCGCTGGCCGAGGCGGCAACGCTCGATCAGACATCCGCGGGCCTGCTTCTGACCTTTGGCTTCGCGATCCTCGTCGTGTTTCTGGTCCTGTCGGCGCAGTTCGAAAGCTTCATATCCGCCGTGGTGGTGATGGTGACGGTGCCCATCGGACTGGCCTGCGCGATCTTTGCTTTGCTGCTGACGGGGCTCAGCCTGAATGTCTATAGCCAGATCGGGCTGGTGATGCTGATCGGGATCATGGCCAAGAACGGGATCCTGATCGTGGAATTCGCCAATCAGCTTCGTGATCGGGGGCAAGAGGTGCGCGAGGCGATCCTGAACGCCTGTTCGATCCGCCTGCGCCCGGTGATGATGACGATGACCTCTACGGTGCTGGGTGGCGTACCCTTGATTCTGTCTTCGGGCGCGGGGGCGGAGGCGCGCGAGGCCCTGGGATGGGTGATCGTGGGCGGGCTGGGTCTGGCCACGCTGTCGACGCTTTATTTGACGCCCATTGCGTACTTGCTGCTGGCCGGGTTCTCCAAGCCCCGCGCTGAGCAGGAACAGCGCCTGATGCAGGAAATGGAAGCCGCGTCAGAACGTGCCGAGCTGAAACCGGCCGCGCTCAAATACTGA
- a CDS encoding ABC transporter ATP-binding protein, which translates to MSAALLEARDLVKHFGSGGGLLSQPRTVRAVDGVSFRIQKGETFAIVGESGCGKSTLARLLMRLLAPTSGEVVFDRRAVGSASGTALRDLRRDMQFIFQDPFSSLNPRLTVGALVGEPLEVHAPDLSVAERRVRVAELLTKVGLLPEHAGRYPHEFSGGQRQRIGIARALASDPKLIIGDEPVSALDVSVQAQIVNLLSDLRRDLGLTLVIIAHDLAVIRHMSDRVAVMYLGRIVETGRVEDVFASPRHPYTQALLASIPARGGARADKLEGEMPSPLAPPSGCRFHTRCPHARPACAADDPALQSVGAEGHEAACPYWAEIAAPPAAPAPKADNPATAVRRALYRAALAGAQLTHDNNKTTTTAEE; encoded by the coding sequence ATGAGCGCCGCCCTGCTGGAGGCGCGCGACCTCGTCAAGCATTTTGGGTCCGGCGGCGGCCTACTCTCTCAGCCCCGCACGGTGCGGGCGGTCGATGGGGTGTCTTTCCGCATACAAAAGGGCGAGACCTTTGCCATCGTCGGCGAAAGCGGTTGCGGGAAATCGACCCTTGCCCGTCTGCTGATGCGGCTTTTGGCGCCCACCTCCGGCGAAGTCGTGTTTGACCGGCGCGCCGTCGGCTCTGCCAGCGGAACGGCCCTGCGCGATCTGCGGCGCGACATGCAATTCATCTTTCAGGACCCGTTCTCCTCCCTCAACCCCCGTCTGACCGTGGGCGCGCTGGTGGGCGAGCCTTTGGAAGTGCACGCGCCCGACCTGTCGGTGGCCGAGCGGCGGGTCCGGGTGGCGGAGTTGCTGACCAAGGTGGGCCTTCTGCCCGAACATGCGGGGCGCTATCCGCATGAATTCTCCGGCGGGCAGCGCCAGCGGATCGGCATCGCCCGGGCGCTGGCCTCCGACCCGAAACTGATTATCGGGGATGAGCCTGTCTCGGCGCTCGATGTCTCCGTCCAGGCGCAGATCGTCAACCTTCTGTCGGATCTGCGGCGGGATCTGGGGCTGACGCTGGTCATCATCGCCCATGATCTGGCGGTGATCCGGCATATGAGCGACCGCGTCGCGGTGATGTATCTGGGCCGCATCGTCGAGACGGGGCGGGTCGAGGATGTCTTCGCCTCCCCCCGCCACCCCTATACGCAGGCTCTTCTGGCGTCGATCCCGGCGCGGGGCGGGGCGCGGGCCGACAAGCTGGAAGGCGAGATGCCCAGCCCGCTCGCCCCGCCCTCGGGCTGCCGCTTTCACACGCGATGCCCCCATGCGCGTCCTGCCTGCGCCGCCGACGATCCCGCGCTGCAAAGCGTCGGCGCCGAAGGCCACGAGGCCGCCTGCCCCTACTGGGCCGAAATCGCGGCGCCCCCCGCCGCGCCTGCACCCAAAGCGGACAATCCCGCCACCGCTGTGCGGCGCGCGCTTTACCGTGCGGCCCTGGCTGGCGCGCAGCTGACGCACGACAACAACAAGACGACGACAACAGCAGAGGAGTGA
- a CDS encoding glycine betaine ABC transporter substrate-binding protein produces MRFVIACLALLGLSACDEASETLIIGGKDFSESSILSEMMAALAEDAGIAVTRRTNLGDTMVNLEALRRGDIDVYAEYNGTGLVMLGQPAMTDGDAATERVRALYQPIGLVWGDRFGFANNYGLAMRAGRAQELGITSISDLVNRASDLAIGIDENFRTRPLDGFGPMTARYGMEFGAVSVVSPEERTNLYNSLLAGSVDVIEVFTTDGQIADLGLVLLEDDLTFFPVYEAAPLIRADALVRFPNLQAAFNRLAGTLDAETMQTLNSRVDQDALSPREVARAALADLGLIDGGEGLEITEPVIVAHSPLIGADAETGTALRAVREAYPGRRVRLQSESDPLALVANGGAPLALTAAVEFSDLDTDGPLTARPVEAFGVVGQAYIHIVSQGDVRRLADVETLATGPEGSASHRAARILATMLDDITLSPASDGLIAGVEADASLVLAPIGSTLVQDLLSGDGRLLVLENWDTGNNLIRFPQLRQARIPAGSYAGQNAAIDTLSSQLVLAGPVVTDTDAVGPAGPGASMPTDVSAIPDKTAAAINSALGIGTGLDPAIRAAPALAPTLPSPPAAVNPSPAVSLMTALVLLMFAWMLWLYARPERR; encoded by the coding sequence ATGCGATTTGTGATAGCCTGTCTCGCCCTTCTGGGGCTAAGCGCCTGCGATGAGGCGAGCGAGACGCTGATCATCGGCGGCAAGGATTTCAGCGAAAGCTCGATCCTGTCCGAAATGATGGCCGCGCTTGCCGAAGATGCCGGGATCGCCGTGACCCGCCGGACCAATCTGGGCGACACGATGGTCAACCTCGAAGCGCTGCGGCGGGGCGATATCGATGTCTATGCCGAATATAATGGCACGGGTCTGGTGATGCTGGGCCAACCTGCCATGACCGATGGCGATGCCGCGACGGAGCGGGTACGCGCGCTCTATCAGCCCATCGGGCTTGTCTGGGGCGACCGGTTCGGTTTTGCCAACAATTACGGTCTCGCCATGCGTGCGGGCCGGGCGCAGGAGCTTGGGATCACGTCGATCTCGGATCTGGTAAACCGCGCCTCCGATCTTGCCATCGGCATCGACGAAAACTTCCGGACCCGCCCGCTCGACGGCTTTGGCCCGATGACCGCACGCTACGGAATGGAGTTTGGCGCGGTCAGCGTCGTATCGCCGGAGGAGCGGACAAACCTTTACAACAGCCTTCTGGCCGGCAGCGTTGACGTGATCGAAGTGTTCACGACGGACGGCCAGATTGCCGATTTGGGCCTCGTTCTGCTGGAAGACGATCTGACCTTCTTTCCCGTCTACGAGGCCGCGCCTCTGATCCGCGCCGACGCACTGGTCCGCTTCCCAAACCTTCAGGCGGCGTTCAACCGACTGGCTGGCACGCTTGACGCTGAAACCATGCAGACGCTCAACAGCCGCGTGGATCAGGACGCGCTGTCCCCGCGCGAGGTCGCACGCGCAGCGCTGGCCGACCTGGGCCTGATCGACGGCGGCGAAGGGCTGGAGATTACCGAGCCCGTTATCGTCGCCCACTCTCCGCTGATCGGGGCAGATGCCGAAACCGGCACCGCCCTGCGCGCGGTGCGCGAGGCCTATCCGGGCCGTCGCGTCCGCTTGCAATCCGAAAGCGACCCGCTGGCCCTTGTGGCCAATGGCGGGGCGCCGCTGGCCCTGACCGCGGCGGTAGAGTTCTCCGATCTCGATACGGACGGCCCGCTGACAGCCCGCCCGGTGGAGGCGTTCGGCGTGGTCGGTCAGGCCTATATCCACATCGTGAGCCAGGGCGATGTCCGGCGGCTGGCGGATGTCGAGACACTGGCCACCGGCCCCGAGGGCTCTGCCTCTCACCGGGCGGCGCGCATCTTGGCCACTATGCTTGATGACATAACCCTTAGCCCGGCATCCGACGGCCTCATCGCCGGGGTGGAGGCCGACGCGTCGCTTGTGTTGGCGCCCATCGGCTCGACCCTTGTGCAGGATTTGCTGTCCGGAGATGGTCGCCTGCTGGTCCTGGAGAATTGGGACACCGGGAACAACCTGATCCGCTTCCCGCAACTGCGGCAGGCCCGCATCCCCGCGGGCAGTTATGCGGGACAAAACGCGGCGATCGACACCCTGTCATCACAGCTTGTTCTGGCGGGGCCTGTCGTCACCGACACCGATGCGGTCGGCCCCGCAGGACCCGGCGCATCGATGCCGACCGATGTATCGGCCATTCCCGACAAGACGGCTGCGGCCATCAATTCCGCGCTTGGGATCGGCACCGGGCTTGACCCCGCCATCCGCGCGGCCCCTGCCCTTGCGCCAACGCTTCCGTCACCGCCGGCTGCGGTCAACCCCTCGCCCGCGGTCTCACTGATGACTGCTTTGGTCCTGCTCATGTTCGCCTGGATGCTCTGGCTCTATGCGCGACCGGAACGGAGATAA
- a CDS encoding universal stress protein: MAGKLLVPIDLVQESSWRKALPQAFALAGATAADVTIMTVVPEIMAGLDWRYSIRGETGGSEELKIDDLLQRARARLQEIGVDYAPEDVEFDLIARYGTVYEEILNVADELPATQIVMAAHRPSLSDYLIGPNTARVVRHATCSVQVVRD; this comes from the coding sequence ATGGCTGGAAAACTGCTCGTCCCCATCGACCTGGTGCAGGAATCCTCTTGGCGAAAGGCGCTTCCACAGGCCTTCGCCCTGGCCGGTGCGACCGCGGCGGATGTTACGATCATGACAGTCGTTCCTGAGATCATGGCCGGGCTCGACTGGCGCTATTCCATCCGGGGGGAAACCGGCGGGTCGGAAGAGCTCAAGATCGATGATCTGTTACAACGGGCCCGCGCCCGCCTTCAGGAGATCGGAGTGGACTACGCCCCGGAAGACGTCGAATTCGATCTGATCGCGCGCTACGGCACGGTCTACGAGGAAATCCTGAACGTCGCCGATGAATTGCCCGCGACGCAGATCGTCATGGCCGCCCATAGGCCGTCGCTGTCTGACTACCTGATCGGACCCAACACCGCCCGGGTCGTAAGGCATGCGACGTGTTCGGTGCAGGTGGTGCGCGACTAA
- a CDS encoding efflux RND transporter periplasmic adaptor subunit, with translation MSLVRQLLLSVVVLAVTLLLWVTYVPSAAAYLDRVGLLSLLGMEAPEQAETTSGGRGFGGSGPTQVIVAEVTERALDDRISAIGDGRAMRSVTIRSDAVGLITEVAIEAGSFVEEGALLARLEDEAERIALDRAQIVLDDARDDSERLERLRVTGAVTEVSLREAQLAVRTAELALREAQFNLDQRRIVAPIAGWVGILEVEQGDRVETQDMLATITDRSFIVIDFRVPERVIGQLATGMEVSVTPLARRDTVLTGRISALDTVVDRASRTLRVQARVANDSDRLRGGMAFSVRMQLEGETLLAVDPLAVQWSGTGAFVWAVREGRVERVAVEIRQRNSDVVVIDASGLEPGDQVVTEGVQFLRPGAEVTVANDLQAAETPRRRAL, from the coding sequence ATGTCCCTGGTCCGTCAACTTCTCCTGTCTGTGGTGGTTTTGGCCGTCACACTCCTCCTCTGGGTTACTTATGTGCCCTCCGCCGCGGCCTATCTGGACCGGGTCGGCCTTTTGTCCCTTCTCGGCATGGAAGCGCCCGAGCAAGCGGAAACCACCTCTGGCGGGCGGGGCTTTGGCGGAAGCGGGCCAACTCAGGTGATCGTCGCCGAGGTGACAGAGCGCGCGCTTGATGATCGGATTTCGGCCATCGGGGACGGGCGGGCCATGCGCTCGGTCACCATTCGCTCGGACGCGGTGGGCTTGATCACCGAGGTGGCCATAGAGGCGGGCAGCTTTGTCGAAGAGGGCGCGCTTTTGGCCCGGCTCGAAGACGAGGCAGAGCGCATCGCGCTCGACCGGGCGCAGATCGTATTGGACGACGCCAGGGACGATTCCGAACGGTTGGAGCGGTTGCGGGTGACCGGGGCAGTGACCGAGGTGAGCCTGAGGGAGGCGCAACTGGCCGTCCGCACCGCCGAGCTGGCCCTGCGTGAAGCACAGTTCAACCTCGATCAGCGCCGCATCGTGGCACCGATCGCGGGCTGGGTCGGGATCCTGGAGGTCGAACAGGGAGACCGGGTGGAAACACAGGACATGTTGGCCACGATCACCGACCGGTCCTTCATCGTGATCGATTTCCGCGTGCCGGAACGGGTGATCGGTCAGCTTGCCACCGGCATGGAGGTGTCGGTCACGCCGCTGGCGCGCCGGGATACGGTGCTGACCGGGCGGATCAGCGCGCTTGATACGGTCGTGGACCGGGCCAGTCGCACGCTCAGGGTGCAGGCCCGCGTCGCCAATGACAGCGACCGGCTGCGGGGCGGTATGGCCTTTTCTGTTCGGATGCAGCTTGAAGGAGAGACCCTGCTGGCTGTCGATCCGTTGGCCGTTCAATGGTCCGGCACCGGCGCTTTTGTCTGGGCCGTGCGCGAGGGCCGCGTGGAGCGGGTCGCGGTGGAGATCCGCCAGCGCAATAGTGACGTCGTGGTGATCGACGCCTCGGGCCTTGAGCCCGGAGATCAGGTGGTCACAGAAGGGGTGCAGTTCCTGCGTCCCGGCGCTGAGGTGACGGTAGCCAACGATCTGCAGGCCGCCGAGACGCCCCGCAGACGAGCGCTCTGA
- a CDS encoding ABC transporter ATP-binding protein, with amino-acid sequence MSDTQQTEVPLLTLDGLSLRFRGQAADVVDEVSLSVGAGRILCVVGESGCGKSVTAMAIMGLLPPDTAQISKGSLKLSNYSIDLTQESLSPEIRGGRVAMIFQEPMTSLNPAFRIGDQIAEAILCHQGGTRTDALAHAGEMLARVGIPSPAQRLREYPHQLSGGMRQRVMIAMALANDPMLLIADEPTTALDVTIQAQILDLIRDLRRETGMSTIMITHDLGVVAEIADDVAVMYGGQVVEQGPVAAVLDDPQHPYTIGLLGAMPRLDQPDERLAIVPGSVPSIGAMPSGCRFRSRCAFATAACATRPALRDQGSGHAVACHFAPLEDHIAVVA; translated from the coding sequence TTGTCCGACACCCAGCAAACCGAGGTGCCGCTGCTCACTTTAGACGGGCTGAGCCTTCGGTTTCGCGGACAAGCTGCGGACGTGGTGGACGAGGTCAGCCTTTCAGTCGGGGCGGGTCGGATCCTCTGCGTTGTCGGCGAGTCGGGCTGCGGGAAGAGTGTCACGGCCATGGCGATCATGGGCCTTCTGCCGCCTGACACGGCTCAGATCAGCAAGGGCTCTCTAAAATTATCAAATTATAGCATAGATTTGACGCAAGAAAGCCTGTCGCCCGAAATTCGAGGCGGTCGCGTTGCGATGATCTTTCAAGAGCCGATGACCTCGCTCAATCCCGCCTTCCGGATCGGCGACCAGATCGCTGAGGCGATCCTCTGCCACCAAGGCGGCACCCGCACCGATGCGCTCGCCCATGCGGGCGAGATGCTGGCGCGGGTCGGCATCCCGTCGCCCGCGCAGCGCCTCAGGGAATATCCGCACCAATTGTCCGGTGGTATGCGACAGCGGGTGATGATCGCCATGGCGCTGGCCAACGATCCGATGCTTTTGATCGCGGATGAACCGACAACAGCACTTGATGTCACGATTCAGGCTCAGATCCTCGATCTGATCCGTGACCTGCGGCGCGAGACCGGCATGAGCACCATCATGATCACCCACGATCTGGGTGTTGTGGCCGAAATCGCCGATGACGTGGCGGTCATGTATGGCGGGCAGGTGGTCGAACAGGGGCCGGTCGCCGCCGTGCTCGACGATCCGCAGCATCCCTACACGATCGGACTTTTGGGCGCGATGCCACGTCTCGATCAGCCCGATGAGCGGCTGGCCATCGTGCCCGGTTCGGTCCCGTCCATCGGCGCGATGCCGTCGGGCTGCCGGTTCCGCAGCCGCTGCGCCTTTGCCACGGCAGCCTGCGCCACGCGACCTGCTTTGCGCGATCAGGGCAGCGGCCATGCGGTGGCCTGCCATTTCGCCCCACTCGAAGACCACATAGCGGTGGTGGCATGA